One segment of bacterium DNA contains the following:
- a CDS encoding HEAT repeat domain-containing protein, with translation MEQITSEYRKFIINRYKDIPCLDETVCLTMKNYIPLQLGEVKREEISIERRISESEKSISDCIDFRVWREEHSAQEKYSLTPVDVWRALATRKVVVKGDPGSGKTTLAHYIAYSLCAQTEGGLKQQKNIGSVPADLIPLVIDLKDWASRRTNGYVISLSEYFINSLNNSGFEEEEIKPMIDEWLKENKCILLCDGLDEVTEDRDLLIESLQNLASGKYRDCHIIVTTRIAAYQNELNGWKHYEIMPLKEDNIRQYSNDYLKDKSNSFLSALKNTPQIEPLSKNPLLLQILCFVFKNQKLALPAHRAEFYRQAVEEMLDLKEPRIPFSIKENVLQEIAIHLLEGKEIFEEDKLREIIKKFLESKKEDYKADDILKEIIEKSGLLCRLSDRRYISLHLTFQEYLSACYIIRKEKVPAEFLKPVLFNPRFREVIGLTAGLLPKEKAYELIQFILKQKPLCYDVLHQPLLLSGFCISRIKEDKIDSFEREIIDRLWKLWKETGFTFLRNEINKIFSGMAGQGKIVLITEKLLNTLKNKKENSDVRYWSTEALGNLGRADNKIIEALLDALKDKDEDLDVRGSSAEALGRLGRVDDRVIELLLDTLKDGAEHLDVRDSSAEALGRLGWADDRVIKILLNVLKNRSPFLDLLLVRALGNLVRADDRVIKALLDILKDKKEDSLVRSFSAEALSKLGRSDNGVIEVLLDVLKDKDEDSDVRSFSAEALSKLGRSDNGVIEVLLDVLKDKDEDFHARGSSAEALSELGWSDDRIIKELLDVLKHKKGNRRVRGSSAYALGNLGQVDERVIKALLDVLKDKKEYRDVRRFSTEALGNLDRADDRVIKALLNALKDEDLDVCWVSAEALGKLGRADNRVIEAFLDVLKDKDAGSDMRESSAEALGKLGQADDKVIGTLLNALKEKGSSDIYLALQRLVEKRARQTHITLSTEEKETGKKEDNINKDAERLLKFIQGFKKPPEEQSAGTHNDPQNQRIIGFLENEFTNTGKPLKILDYGCGKGSLITELKNLKQFKTGSHQYIGINYKTVEEVKKYAQKCGLHNHSFYTTEEFEKLNEPLNSDLIVIRNVTHEIPFSELGRRFYYVLKSLKTGGKLFLLDMCILPEGEAKSVTWEEEDFTDFFNHKSLKAEPNTYQSKSGLPLIAVTITKNSDNIPSEKSLSDKAVMLFEQKKDRTKKALELYKNGKAEITEFQYAHLLSQFEHIQSQLDEIKKN, from the coding sequence ATGGAACAAATAACCAGTGAGTACCGTAAATTCATAATAAACAGGTATAAAGATATTCCCTGTTTAGATGAAACTGTATGTCTTACTATGAAAAATTACATCCCGCTTCAGTTGGGTGAGGTGAAGAGGGAAGAAATATCTATTGAGAGAAGAATATCGGAATCTGAAAAATCAATAAGTGATTGCATAGATTTCAGGGTATGGCGGGAAGAACACTCGGCTCAGGAGAAATATTCACTTACTCCGGTAGATGTCTGGAGGGCGCTCGCTACTAGAAAAGTTGTTGTAAAAGGAGACCCTGGGTCAGGGAAGACTACACTGGCTCATTATATAGCCTATAGTTTATGCGCCCAAACAGAGGGCGGTCTCAAACAGCAAAAAAATATCGGGTCTGTTCCTGCAGATTTAATTCCTCTGGTTATAGACTTGAAGGATTGGGCCAGCAGGAGAACTAATGGATACGTCATCTCTCTTTCAGAATATTTTATAAATAGCCTTAACAATAGCGGATTTGAGGAAGAAGAAATTAAACCTATGATAGATGAATGGCTTAAGGAAAACAAGTGTATCTTACTTTGTGACGGTTTAGATGAAGTAACAGAGGATAGAGACCTTCTAATAGAGTCCCTGCAAAATCTTGCAAGCGGTAAATACAGAGATTGCCATATTATTGTAACAACCCGGATTGCAGCTTATCAGAATGAACTTAATGGCTGGAAGCATTATGAGATAATGCCTTTAAAAGAAGATAATATCAGGCAATATTCTAACGATTACCTGAAAGATAAATCCAACTCCTTTCTTTCCGCCTTAAAAAATACACCACAAATTGAGCCGCTTTCCAAAAATCCTTTGCTTCTCCAGATACTCTGTTTTGTATTTAAGAACCAAAAACTTGCGCTTCCGGCCCATAGGGCTGAATTTTACAGACAGGCTGTTGAGGAAATGCTGGATTTGAAAGAACCCCGGATACCTTTTTCAATAAAAGAGAATGTTTTACAGGAAATAGCCATTCATCTGCTTGAGGGGAAAGAGATATTTGAAGAAGATAAGTTAAGAGAAATTATAAAAAAATTTCTCGAAAGTAAAAAAGAGGATTATAAAGCAGATGATATATTAAAGGAGATTATTGAAAAGAGCGGGCTTTTATGCCGGTTAAGTGACCGGCGGTATATTTCCCTGCATCTTACATTTCAGGAATACTTATCCGCCTGCTATATTATTAGGAAAGAGAAAGTCCCTGCTGAGTTTCTTAAGCCGGTTCTTTTTAATCCCCGGTTTCGCGAGGTAATAGGATTAACTGCCGGTTTACTTCCTAAAGAAAAAGCTTATGAATTAATTCAATTTATATTAAAACAAAAACCGCTTTGCTATGATGTCCTGCATCAGCCGCTTCTTCTTTCTGGTTTTTGTATTTCTCGAATTAAAGAGGATAAAATAGATTCTTTTGAAAGAGAAATAATAGATAGGCTTTGGAAATTATGGAAAGAAACAGGATTTACTTTCCTTCGAAACGAAATTAATAAGATTTTTTCAGGGATGGCTGGTCAGGGAAAGATAGTGTTGATAACTGAAAAATTATTGAATACACTAAAGAATAAGAAGGAAAATTCGGATGTACGTTATTGGTCAACCGAAGCCTTAGGTAATTTAGGCCGAGCAGATAATAAGATAATAGAAGCACTTCTTGATGCGCTGAAGGATAAAGATGAAGATTTGGATGTGCGTGGTTCATCAGCCGAAGCCTTAGGTAGATTAGGTCGGGTAGATGACAGGGTAATAGAGTTACTTCTTGATACACTGAAGGATGGGGCTGAACATTTGGATGTGCGTGATTCATCAGCCGAAGCCTTAGGTAGATTAGGCTGGGCAGATGATAGAGTTATAAAAATACTTCTTAATGTACTGAAGAATAGGAGTCCATTTTTGGATTTATTATTGGTTCGTGCCTTAGGTAATTTAGTCCGAGCAGATGATAGAGTTATAAAAGCACTTCTTGATATACTAAAGGATAAAAAGGAAGATTCACTTGTGCGTAGTTTCTCAGCCGAAGCCTTAAGCAAATTAGGCCGGTCAGATAATGGGGTAATAGAAGTTCTTCTTGATGTGCTGAAGGATAAGGATGAAGATTCAGATGTGCGTAGTTTCTCAGCCGAAGCCTTAAGTAAATTAGGCCGGTCAGATAATGGGGTAATAGAAGTTCTTCTTGATGTGCTGAAGGATAAGGATGAAGATTTTCATGCGCGTGGTTCATCAGCAGAAGCCTTAAGTGAATTAGGCTGGTCAGACGATAGGATTATAAAAGAACTTCTTGATGTGCTGAAGCATAAGAAGGGAAATCGGCGTGTGCGTGGTTCATCAGCCTATGCCTTAGGTAATTTAGGTCAAGTAGATGAAAGAGTTATAAAAGCACTTCTTGATGTCCTGAAGGATAAGAAGGAATATCGGGATGTGCGTCGTTTTTCAACCGAAGCCTTAGGTAACTTAGACCGAGCAGATGATAGGGTGATAAAAGCACTTCTTAATGCCCTGAAGGATGAAGATTTAGATGTGTGTTGGGTATCAGCCGAAGCCTTAGGTAAATTAGGCCGGGCAGATAATAGGGTCATAGAAGCATTTCTTGATGTGCTGAAGGATAAGGATGCAGGTTCGGATATGCGTGAATCATCAGCCGAAGCCTTAGGTAAATTAGGCCAAGCAGATGATAAGGTAATAGGAACACTTCTTAATGCGTTAAAAGAAAAAGGGTCGAGTGATATCTATTTAGCCCTCCAGAGATTAGTAGAAAAGCGAGCAAGGCAGACACATATTACTCTTTCCACAGAAGAAAAGGAAACCGGAAAGAAGGAAGATAATATTAATAAAGATGCAGAACGTTTGCTGAAATTTATACAAGGATTCAAAAAGCCTCCGGAAGAACAATCTGCAGGGACACATAACGACCCGCAGAATCAGAGAATTATAGGATTTCTTGAGAATGAGTTTACCAACACGGGGAAGCCCTTAAAAATTCTTGATTATGGCTGCGGCAAAGGATCACTTATTACCGAGTTGAAAAATTTAAAACAGTTTAAAACCGGTTCACATCAGTATATTGGAATAAATTATAAAACAGTTGAAGAGGTTAAAAAATATGCTCAAAAATGCGGGCTTCATAATCATAGCTTTTATACTACTGAAGAATTTGAGAAACTTAACGAACCATTGAACTCTGACCTTATAGTTATACGAAATGTAACGCATGAAATCCCTTTCAGCGAATTAGGCAGAAGATTTTACTATGTACTAAAATCACTTAAAACAGGCGGTAAATTATTTCTTCTTGATATGTGCATACTCCCCGAAGGCGAAGCAAAAAGTGTTACCTGGGAAGAAGAAGATTTCACTGATTTCTTTAATCATAAAAGCCTGAAGGCAGAGCCGAATACATATCAATCTAAAAGCGGTTTACCTCTGATTGCGGTAACCATTACCAAAAACTCTGATAATATACCTTCGGAGAAGAGTCTTTCTGATAAAGCTGTAATGCTTTTTGAACAGAAAAAAGATAGAACCAAAAAGGCATTGGAGTTATATAAAAATGGTAAAGCCGAAATAACTGAATTTCAATACGCGCATTTATTATCTCAATTTGAACATATCCAAAGCCAGTTGGATGAGATTAAGAAAAACTAA